One Frankia alni ACN14a DNA window includes the following coding sequences:
- a CDS encoding sugar transferase yields the protein MSDLPDPSDRPDLDARADGGYRATVPWERPYTRLLIVTDALACVVAVGVAYLVRFGGLVEFDLKPVSARPYILMSVLLPLAWVLSMFFGRAYESRFLGGGSEEFRRVLNAAAQLTAVVAVLSYATKAELARAYVLIAFPAALVLTVALRVGARAGLHRLRRAGRCLHRVLVVGAGESAASMIRIAQREPTAGWSVVGVVLDRSPGRHSHDSPERVGFDLLGVPIVGTSESLHTAIAQTAATTVAISPQMDGERLRRLLWMLEGSEVDVLVSSALTDVTGPRISIRPVAGLPLLHVEEPELSGTRRAMKGLFDRSVAAGILLLCLPLLAALALAVRLTSRGPAIFRQVRVGRGGEHFTMYKFRSMYVDAEQRKAALESRNERAEGLLFKMREDPRITRVGKFLRKWSLDELPQLFNVVGGSMSLVGPRPPLPAEVARYEDDVHRRLMVKPGLTGLWQISGRSDLEWDESVRLDLRYVQNWSLAMDFYILWRTMFAVLRREGAY from the coding sequence CTGTCCGATTTACCCGATCCGTCCGATCGGCCCGACCTGGACGCGCGGGCCGACGGCGGCTACCGGGCCACGGTTCCGTGGGAGCGTCCCTACACCCGGCTGCTCATCGTCACCGACGCCCTCGCCTGCGTGGTGGCGGTGGGGGTTGCCTATCTGGTCCGGTTCGGCGGCCTGGTCGAGTTCGACCTCAAGCCGGTGTCGGCGCGGCCCTACATCCTGATGTCGGTGCTGCTGCCGCTCGCGTGGGTTCTGTCGATGTTCTTCGGGCGGGCCTACGAGAGCCGCTTCCTCGGCGGGGGATCCGAGGAGTTCCGCCGCGTGCTCAACGCCGCCGCGCAGCTCACCGCGGTGGTGGCCGTCCTGTCCTACGCGACGAAGGCCGAGCTCGCCCGCGCCTACGTACTGATCGCGTTCCCCGCCGCACTGGTACTGACGGTGGCGCTGCGGGTCGGCGCGCGAGCCGGGCTGCACCGGCTGCGCCGGGCGGGGCGCTGCCTGCACCGCGTGCTGGTCGTCGGCGCTGGGGAGTCCGCGGCATCCATGATCCGGATAGCGCAGCGTGAGCCCACCGCCGGCTGGTCGGTGGTCGGGGTCGTCCTCGACCGGTCGCCGGGGCGGCACAGCCACGACTCGCCGGAGCGCGTCGGGTTCGACCTGCTGGGGGTGCCGATCGTCGGGACCTCGGAGAGCCTGCACACCGCCATCGCGCAGACGGCGGCGACGACCGTCGCGATCAGCCCGCAGATGGACGGCGAGCGGCTGCGGCGGTTGCTGTGGATGTTGGAGGGTAGCGAGGTCGATGTCCTGGTCTCCTCGGCGCTGACCGACGTGACCGGGCCGCGCATCTCGATCCGCCCGGTCGCCGGACTGCCGCTGCTGCACGTCGAGGAGCCGGAACTCAGCGGTACCCGGCGCGCCATGAAGGGCCTGTTCGACCGGAGCGTGGCCGCGGGGATCCTGCTGCTGTGCCTGCCGCTGCTGGCCGCCCTCGCGTTGGCCGTCCGGCTCACCAGCCGCGGCCCGGCGATCTTCCGGCAGGTGCGGGTGGGCCGGGGCGGTGAGCACTTCACGATGTACAAGTTCCGCTCGATGTACGTCGACGCCGAGCAGCGCAAGGCGGCGTTGGAGTCGCGCAACGAGCGGGCCGAGGGCCTGCTGTTCAAGATGCGCGAGGACCCCCGGATCACCCGGGTCGGGAAGTTCCTGCGCAAGTGGTCCCTGGACGAGCTGCCGCAGCTCTTCAACGTCGTGGGGGGCAGCATGTCGCTGGTCGGCCCGCGGCCGCCGCTGCCGGCGGAGGTCGCCCGCTACGAGGACGACGTGCACCGCCGGCTGATGGTGAAGCCCGGTCTGACCGGCCTGTGGCAGATCAGCGGTCGGTCCGATCTGGAATGGGACGAGTCGGTGCGACTGGACCTGCGCTACGTGCAGAACTGGTCGCTGGCGATGGACTTCTACATCCTCTGGCGGACGATGTTCGCGGTGCTGCGCCGCGAGGGAGCGTACTGA